A portion of the Thermosediminibacter oceani DSM 16646 genome contains these proteins:
- a CDS encoding CRISPR-associated protein produces the protein MPEIPRTGEILFIKCVKDGIPNRDPLNDSDARRIFGEDDGRISLSDVSIKRDVRDYIQHRFPDGGPDKKYHIFVRQEKGENGKLRDRKELARKIIEDVSGEDSPDKKKTLMSAAFDVRVFGAVYSVEKESFNQTGPVQFGWAHSLHPVETRYVQGTVVIPSEDASKGQGSIWTTYIVPFAVFCMPGVINQSIANETGATRDDIELLLEALWKGTLHRQARGRGIQQPCFLLHVEYSDPFFRIGYLEDYISLEPGREAWLGGNPPTSLEQVRLNVDRLAEVLDPNGEFGNKIERIRYWVNPALTISCELPGTREKIW, from the coding sequence ATGCCTGAAATCCCAAGGACCGGAGAAATACTGTTTATAAAGTGCGTTAAGGATGGAATCCCCAACCGTGATCCCCTTAACGACAGCGATGCCAGAAGGATATTTGGAGAGGATGACGGCAGAATATCCTTAAGTGACGTTAGCATCAAACGGGATGTCAGAGATTATATCCAGCACCGTTTTCCAGATGGAGGCCCGGATAAAAAGTATCATATCTTTGTTCGGCAGGAAAAAGGAGAAAACGGTAAACTTAGGGACAGGAAAGAACTTGCGAGGAAGATTATCGAAGATGTTTCTGGTGAAGATTCACCAGATAAAAAGAAGACCCTTATGTCGGCAGCTTTCGATGTCAGGGTGTTCGGTGCTGTTTATAGTGTGGAAAAAGAAAGTTTCAACCAGACAGGGCCGGTTCAGTTTGGCTGGGCTCATTCACTTCATCCCGTTGAAACTCGATACGTGCAGGGAACCGTAGTAATTCCTTCAGAGGATGCGAGCAAAGGGCAGGGTTCCATTTGGACTACATATATAGTTCCATTTGCGGTATTTTGCATGCCAGGAGTCATAAATCAAAGTATCGCTAACGAGACTGGCGCGACCCGGGATGATATAGAACTGTTGCTGGAGGCGCTATGGAAAGGCACTCTGCACAGGCAGGCCAGGGGTAGAGGCATACAGCAGCCTTGCTTCTTGCTTCACGTAGAGTATTCCGATCCTTTCTTCCGCATAGGATACCTGGAAGATTACATCTCCCTGGAGCCCGGGCGCGAAGCGTGGCTGGGAGGCAACCCTCCGACATCACTGGAACAAGTGAGGTTAAATGTGGACCGTCTGGCAGAAGTGCTGGACCCGAACGGGGAATTCGGCAATAAGATTGAAAGGATACGGTACTGGGTAAATCCTGCCTTGACGATCAGCTGTGAACTCCCTGGAACCCGCGAAAAAATATGGTAG